The Lampris incognitus isolate fLamInc1 chromosome 17, fLamInc1.hap2, whole genome shotgun sequence genome contains a region encoding:
- the LOC130127174 gene encoding proton channel OTOP3-like, translating into MNSDPSETATSMVSDIDGSPGVLESSSNVEPRKWENFEHQIQDPELDPLFTWDPSGRRLLSGLLGLNVVLLGSALVASQAFNPMGLKHQEPQVFLLLLMVCSMVWMLWYLLWTRRQPGVSPHKDHHAGGVTVTVVLMLFATFSLLLHVFRIGYSITMRECKPAAQVLTPFIEAPFLGLQTYLLWAHSKDCVHRHKIITRSGLIVTLCADLLLWLNAVTEDSIHQEIELEKEARINFGNTNFSESAESSSAEGMSNTTVCQCTANAVCLIFRRGYEILYPFNIEYYLMAGCMLYVMWKNVGRRASPGPHEHVTQKLTLRIVYRGGIFVGPLLGFLVLIIGVTIFILYQVWVSQRQHRFIAFLMFYGYHLAVMPVMSLCSLAGMLIHKLERRAEVGGHNPTRSLDVILLVGAALGQLALSYFSLVAAFALGASGPLGSLDLSYSLLSLLELMLQNIFIIEGLHRHPSLSQAKKRARQRSIIFKPKRKVNAVVKEVKTDASFLEGNVTSTAPPADQGGNGKQSWTKRATQEICAFLILSNVMLWIIPAFGANPQFENGLGKEFFGFTAWFVLVNLGQPLGVFYRMHSVGALMELLISA; encoded by the exons ATGAATTCAGATCCCAGTGAGACGGCGACATCTATGGTATCAGACATTGATGGCTCTCCGGGTGTACTTGAGTCTTCCTCTAATGTCGAACCAAGGAAGTGGGAGAATTTTGAACACCAGATCCAGGACCCAGAGCTGGACCCCTTGTTTACATGGGACCCCAGCGGGCGGCGTTTGCTCTCTGGGCTGCTGGGCCTCAATGTGGTGCTGCTGGGGTCTGCCCTGGTGGCCAGCCAGGCTTTTAACCCCATGGGCCTGAAGCACCAGGAGCCCCAAGTGTTTCTGCTGCTGTTGATGGTGTGCAGCATGGTGTGGATGCTGTGGTACCTGCTGTGGACCAGGAGACAGCCTGGCGTCTCTCCACACAAAGACCACCACGCTGGAGGAGTCACTGTCACAG TGGTCCTCATGCTTTTTGCAACATTCAGTCTGCTGCTACATGTCTTCAGGATTGGGTATTCTATCACTATGAGAGAGTGTAAGCCCGCCGCCCAAGTCCTCACCCCGTTCATTGAGGCACCATTTCTGGGGCTACAG ACATATTTACTCTGGGCTCATTCCAAAGACTGTGTTCATAGACACAAGATCATCACCAG GTCTGGGCTCATTGTGACCCTTTGTGCAGACCTGCTGCTGTGGCTGAACGCAGTGACAGAAGACAGCATCCATCAAGAGATCGAGTTAGAGAAGGAAGCCAGAATCAATTTTGGCAATACAAATTTTTCTGAAAGCGCAGAAAGCTCCAGTGCAGAAG GAATGAGCAACACCACAGTTTGTCAGTGCACTGCAAATGCGGTCTGTCTCATCTTCAGGCGAGGCTATGAGATTCTTTACCCCTTCAACATTGAGTACTACCTGATGGCTGGCTGCATGCTTTATGTGATGTGGAAGAACGTTGGACGCAGGGCGAGTCCAGGTCCTCACGAGCACGTCACTCAGAAGTTGACCCTGCGTATCGTTTACCGAGGGGGGATCTTTGTGGGCCCTCTGCTGGGGTTCCTGGTTCTCATCATAGGAGTGACCATTTTCATCCTCTACCAAGTGTGGGTGAGCCAGCGGCAGCATCGCTTCATCGCCTTCCTCATGTTTTATGGATATCATTTAGCCGTCATGCCTGTCATGTCTCTCTGCTCCCTGGCTGGCATGCTGATCCACAAGCTGGAGAGGCGAGCAGAGGTAGGGGGACACAACCCGACTCGTAGTCTGGATGTGATCCTCCTGGTGGGGGCGGCCCTCGGCCAGCTGGCCTTGTCCTACTTCTCCCTGGTGGCTGCCTTCGCTTTAGGGGCAAGCGGACCCCTGGGGAGCCTCGACCTTTCCTATTCCCTTCTAAGCCTGCTGGAACTAATGCTCCAGAACATCTTTATTATTGAGGGCCTCCACAGGCACCCTAGTCTGAGCCAGGCCAagaagagagcaagacagagaagcATCATATTCAAA CCTAAGAGAAAGGTCAATGCGGTAGTAAAAGAGGTGAAAACAGACGCGTCATTCCTGGAGGGAAACGTGACATCAACAGCACCGCCTGCTGACCAAGGAGGGAATGGAAAACAGTCCTGGACCAAGAGAGCCACACAAGAAATCTGTGCTTTTCTCATCCTCTCTAATGTTATG ctctGGATCATTCCTGCGTTTGGCGCCAACCCCCAGTTTGAGAACGGTCTGGGCAAGGAGTTTTTTGGCTTCACAGCTTGGTTCGTTCTGGTAAACCTGGGCCAACCCCTGGGGGTCTTTTACCGAATGCACTCTGTGGGAGCTCTGATGGAGCTACTCATCTCTGCTTGA
- the LOC130127802 gene encoding protein HID1-like, with translation MGNADSKLRFRKAVIQLTTKTQPVEATDDAFWDQFWADKATTVQDVFALVPAAEIRAVREESPSNLATLCYKAVEKLVQAADCGCPSEKERQVVLNCTRLLTRILPYIFEDADWRGFFWSTVPGAGRARRLDGGDDNEARPLAESLLLAVADLLFCPDFTVQSHKKDGPDSAEDMHTIDSCEYIWEAGVGFAQSPPLNYVHDINRTELLKLVLTCFSEAMYIQPSSDRKNLNPWVTFFCSADNRHALPLFTSLLNIVCAYDPVGYGIPYNHLLFSDYREQLVEQAVQILIITLEHEAGSATSVALQDLEPLASPSAMEDQESAGPDNLFVDYLSRIHREEDFGFILRGLARLLNNPLVQTYLPHSTKKIQFHQELLILFWKLCDFNKKFLFFVLKSSDVLDMLVPILFYLNDARADHTRMGLMHIGVFILLLLSGERNFGVRLNKPYMVHVPMDIPVFTGTHADLLILIFHKIITSGHQSLQPLFDCLLTITVNVSPYLKSLSMVAANKLLHLLEAFSSSSYLFSSSQNHHLVFFLLEVFNNIIQYQFDGNYNLVYAIIRKRNIFHQLANLPTNTASIQKALERKKKRMVSISRTNSMETEAMEGSTPAVPAEPGTLKASLEATPGIDKLTEKSQVSVEGTVFEPQHTHSPQAAGDSGVAAISRQSSVSSSAKTWSPTPEWVLSWKTKLPLQTIMRLLQVLVPQVEKICIDKGLTDESEILKFLQHGTLVGLLPVPHPILIRKYQANASTALWFHTYMWGVIYLRNVDPPIWYDTDVRLFEIQRI, from the exons ATGGGAAACGCAGACTCCAAACTTCGTTTCAGAAAAGCGGTGATACAACTCACGACCAAAACACAG CCTGTAGAGGCCACAGACGATGCCTTCTGGGACCAGTTCTGGGCCGACAAGGCCACTACTGTCCAGGACGTTTTCGCTCTGGTGCCTGCGGCCGAGATTCGAGCTGTAAGAGAGGAATCCCCATCTAACCTGGCCACCCTGTGCTATAAG GCAGTGGAGAAGCTCGTCCAGGCAGCGGACTGCGGCTGTCCCTCGGAGAAGGAGAGGCAGGTCGTCCTGAACTGCACCCGCCTCCTCACCCGCATTCTGCCCTACATCTTCGAGGATGCCGACTGGAGAGGCTTCTTCTGGTCCACCGTGCCCGGCGCCGGCAGAGCTCGG CGTTTGGATGGAGGTGATGATAATGAGGCGAGGCCCCTGGCTGAATCCCTCCTGCTGGCCGTTGCTGACTTGCTCTTCTGTCCAGATTTCACCGTTCAGAGCCACAAGAAGGATGGCCCG GACTCGGCCGAGGACATGCACACTATAGACAGCTGTGAGTACATCTGGGAGGCCGGGGTGGGCTTCGCACAGTCCCCTCCACTCAACTACGTCCATGACATCAATAG GACAGAGCTGCTGAAGTTGGTCCTCACCTGTTTCTCAGAAGCGATGTACATACAACCTTCCTCTGATCGTAAAAATCTCAATCCCTGGGTCACCTTCTTTTGCTCTGCCGACAACAG ACATGCCCTGCCCCTGTTTACCTCCCTGCTCAACATAGTGTGTGCCTATGACCCGGTGGGCTATGGCATACCTTACAACCACCTGCTGTTCTCAGACTACCGGGAGCAGCTGGTGGAGCAGGCTGTCCAGATCCTTATCATTACCCTGGAACATGAGGCTGGGTCGGCCACCAGTGTAGCTCTCCAGGACCTGGAGCCACTGGCATCCCCCTCGGCCATGGAGGACCAGGAG tctGCTGGACCTGATAATCTTTTTGTGGATTACCTATCCAGGATACATAGAGAGGAG GATTTTGGCTTCATCCTGAGAGGTCTGGCAAGGCTTCTTAACAACCCCCTGGTGCAGACCTATCTGCCCCATTCTACCAAGAAGATCCAGTTTCACCAGGAGCTTCTGATTCTCTTCTGGAAACTCTGTGACTTCAACAAG AAATTTCTATTTTTTGTGCTGAAGAGCAGCGATGTGTTGGACATGCTGGTTCCCATCCTGTTCTACTTGAACGATGCCAGGGCCGATCACA CTCGTATGGGTCTCATGCACATAGGTGTGTTCATCCTGCTGCTCTTAAGCGGAGAGAGGAACTTTGGTGTTCGTCTGAACAAGCCGTACATGGTCCACGTCCCGATGGACATACCTGTATTCACCGGCACCCATGCTGACCTGCTCATTCTG ATCTTCCATAAAATCATCACCAGTGGGCACCAGAGCCTACAGCCCCTCTTCGACTGCCTGCTGACAATAACAGTGAATG TTTCACCTTATCTGAAGAGCTTGTCTATGGTGGCTGCCAACAAACTGCTTCACCTGCTGGaggccttctcctcctcctcatacctcttctcctcctcccaaaACCACCACCTGGTCTTCTTCCTGCTCGAGGTTTTCAACAACATCATCCAATATCAGTTTGATG GCAACTACAACCTGGTGTATGCCATCATACGCAAGCGAAACATCTTCCACCAGCTGGCCAACCTGCCGACCAACACGGCATCCATTCAGAAAgctttggagaggaaaaaaaagcgtATGGTCAGCATTTCCAGGACCAACTCTATGGAGACTGAGGCCATGGAGGGCTCTACTCCAGCAGTGCCTGCTGAGCCGGGCACGCTCAAAGCCAGCCTCGAGGCCACCCCAG GGATTGACAAGCTAACGGAGAAGTCCCAGGTGTCCGTAGAAGGCACCGTGTTTgagccacaacacacacactctccacagGCGGCCGGTGACAGTGGTGTC GCAGCAATCAGTCGACAGTCAAGTGTGTCATCATCAGCCAAAACGTGGAGTCCCACTCCAGAATGG GTGCTCTCATGGAAAACTAAGCTGCCTTTGCAGACCATCATGCGGCTGCTGCAAGTGCTGGTTCCTCAGGTGGAGAAAATCTGCATAGACAA GGGTTTGACAGATGAGTCAGAAATCCTGAAATTCCTCCAGCATGGCACCCTTGTGGGCCTGTTGCCCGTCCCTCATCCAATCCTCATCAGGAAGTATCAAGCCAACGCTAGCACTGCTTTGTGGTTCCACACCTACATGTGGGGCGTCATTTACCTTCG AAATGTGGACCCCCCTATCTGGTACGACACGGATGTGAGACTGTTTGAGATTCAGAGGATTTAG